A single Vanacampus margaritifer isolate UIUO_Vmar chromosome 14, RoL_Vmar_1.0, whole genome shotgun sequence DNA region contains:
- the LOC144034341 gene encoding leucine-rich repeat transmembrane neuronal protein 4-like — protein sequence MGPMLNDGRVTHLLFPLLLLLRVPLLFSFGERTCPNSCRCEGKTVNCDSSGFLDVPENISVGCQGLSMRYNELHTLLPYQFAHLSQLLWIYLDHNQISTVDSRAFQGVRRLKELIMSSNRITSLHNSTFHGIPNLRSLDLSYNKLEILQPGQFHGLRKLQNLHLRSNGLSNIPIRAFLECRSLEFLDLGYNRIKALTRTTFLGLQKLMELHLEHNQFTRINFFLFPRLANLRSLYLQWNRIKVVNQGLPWTWYTLQKLDLSGNEIQTLDPAVFHCLPNLQVLNLESNKLSNVSQEAVTAWISLTSVSLAGNIWDCATGICPLVAWLRNFRGTKDTTMICSSPKYLQGEKIMEATRNHGICEETDYVLTETPSPMSELFSEATNEPTFAPTSGSPLMPQTFGPHPPFRPQPLPRPTFPGHMSKDPRDSVARSRPTHILPPEIEHMTLHKVVVGSVALFFSMSLILTIIYVLWRRYPGATRLLNQRSIVGRKCRKKSPEPEQDLSTQLQEYYMSYNPAATPEALEVLGNGTGSCTCTMSSSRECENEYTCRRPLPGAWLGELPTIH from the exons GTCCTATGCTGAATGATGGACGAGTGACACACCTCCTCTTTCCGCTCCTCCTCCTTTTGCGAGTTCCCTTATTGTTCAGCTTCGGCGAGCGCACGTGCCCGAATAGCTGTCGATGTGAGGGGAAAACTGTCAATTGTGATTCGTCTGGCTTCTTGGATGTCCCTGAAAACATTTCAGTCGGGTGCCAGGGCCTCTCCATGCGCTACAATGAACTGCACACCCTGTTACCATATCAGTTCGCTCACCTGAGTCAGCTCCTCTGGATATACTTGGATCACAATCAGATTTCAACGGTCGACAGTCGGGCATTCCAGGGAGTCCGTCGGCTTAAAGAGCTTATTATGAGCTCGAACAGGATCACTTCTCTGCACAATTCAACATTCCACGGAATTCCCAATCTTCGTAGTTTAGACCTGTCATACAACAAGTTGGAAATCCTGCAGCCGGGACAATTCCACGGTTTGCGAAAGTTGCAAAACTTACACCTCCGATCCAATGGTCTCTCGAACATTCCCATACGAGCGTTCCTCGAGTGTCGAAGTTTGGAGTTTCTGGATTTGGGCTACAATCGAATCAAGGCTCTCACCCGCACCACCTTTTTAGGGTTACAGAAACTGATGGAGTTGCATCTGGAGCACAACCAGTTCACCCGGATCAACTTTTTCCTGTTTCCTCGACTTGCCAATCTGAGATCACTCTATCTGCAGTGGAACCGCATCAAGGTCGTCAATCAAGGCCTTCCCTGGACATGGTATACCCTGCAGAAACTCGACCTGTCTGGAAATGAAATACAGACCCTGGATCCAGCTGTGTTCCACTGCTTGCCGAACCTTCAAGTTCTTAACCTGGAATCCAACAAATTGTCCAACGTATCACAGGAGGCGGTGACGGCGTGGATCTCACTGACTTCTGTCAGCCTCGCTGGCAACATATGGGATTGTGCCACCGGCATATGTCCACTCGTGGCTTGGTTGAGAAATTTCCGTGGCACCAAAGACACCACGATGATATGCAGCAGCCCAAAGTATCTCCAAGGAGAAAAGATTATGGAAGCCACAAGGAACCACGGCATTTGTGAGGAAACTGATTACGTTCTGACTGAGACGCCCTCACCAATGTCGGAGCTTTTTTCCGAAGCCACCAATGAGCCAACATTTGCCCCCACAAGTGGGTCTCCACTCATGCCACAAACTTTTGGTCCACACCCGCCTTTTAGACCTCAACCTCTTCCTCGTCCTACATTCCCCGGGCATATGAGCAAAGATCCAAGAGACTCGGTGGCACGTAGTCGGCCCACTCACATTCTACCCCCGGAGATAGAACATATGACTCTACATAAAGTAGTAGTGGGCAGCGTGGCGCTCTTCTTCAGCATGTCTCTCATTTTGACCATTATCTACGTATTGTGGCGGCGCTACCCGGGTGCCACCAGGTTGCTCAACCAGAGATCCATAGTGGGGAGAAAGTGTCGCAAAAAGAGTCCCGAGCCGGAGCAGGACCTGAGCACGCAGCTGCAGGAGTATTACATGAGCTACAACCCCGCTGCCACTCCGGAGGCATTGGAAGTGCTTGGCAACGGCACCGGATCCTGCACTTGCACAATGTCTAGCTCCAGGGAGTGTGAG AACGAGTATACATGTCGACGCCCACTACCTGGTGCGTGGCTGGGCGAGCTGCCTACCATCCATTAG